One genomic segment of [Pasteurella] aerogenes includes these proteins:
- the tonB gene encoding protein TonB, whose product MASKRHSWVGFLLSLLVHSALAAAIFYSVKHDSANSQAAEAQTAISMEMMMGTIIEDPAPQPPVEPEPAPKEEVAKEDVADPTIKPEPVKVKKEIVVEKKKEKPKPTLKEKPKEKKEKPKSVAKVKPMQSDKVKSDHEVASQAKVNAVNAGNAHVTTPRPNMAGSGVSADELNAYRSALRREIERHKRYPQRAKMMRKQGVVTISFTINGDGSLSGARVAKSSGAEDLDNAALNAVQSARSIGPKPNGMGSAISVPISFKIH is encoded by the coding sequence ATGGCTAGTAAGCGTCATTCTTGGGTTGGTTTTTTGCTCTCGTTGTTGGTGCATTCTGCTCTTGCTGCCGCGATTTTTTACAGTGTAAAACATGACAGCGCGAATAGCCAAGCGGCAGAGGCGCAAACCGCGATTTCGATGGAAATGATGATGGGGACGATCATCGAAGATCCTGCACCACAACCGCCAGTTGAACCTGAACCAGCACCAAAAGAAGAGGTTGCAAAAGAGGACGTCGCGGATCCGACCATCAAACCAGAGCCGGTGAAAGTGAAAAAAGAAATCGTTGTCGAGAAGAAAAAAGAGAAACCAAAACCCACGCTGAAAGAAAAACCAAAAGAGAAAAAGGAAAAACCTAAATCGGTTGCCAAAGTCAAACCAATGCAGTCAGACAAGGTGAAAAGCGATCATGAAGTGGCGTCGCAAGCAAAGGTAAATGCAGTGAATGCCGGCAATGCACACGTGACCACTCCGCGTCCAAATATGGCGGGAAGTGGCGTCAGTGCAGATGAATTGAATGCCTACCGTAGCGCGCTGCGACGTGAAATTGAGCGCCATAAACGCTATCCGCAACGGGCGAAAATGATGCGTAAGCAAGGCGTGGTGACCATCAGCTTTACTATTAATGGAGATGGTAGCTTAAGCGGCGCACGAGTGGCTAAAAGTTCCGGTGCGGAGGATTTGGATAATGCGGCGTTGAATGCGGTGCAAAGTGCGCGCTCGATCGGTCCAAAACCAAACGGAATGGGTAGCGCAATTAGCGTGCCGATTAGCTTTAAAATTCACTAG
- the exbD gene encoding TonB system transport protein ExbD: MKKFDEINIIPFIDIMLVLLAIVLITATFISQGKIKVNVPKASTTVAFKADDLAKLLTVTDKGEIYFNDQPVTVEKLEQEVAQWDKAQKVTLKVDAKSTFQDFVTLTDLMAKYQITNVAIVTMKEKGK, encoded by the coding sequence GTGAAAAAGTTTGATGAAATCAACATCATTCCCTTTATTGACATTATGTTGGTGTTGTTAGCTATTGTGTTGATTACGGCAACTTTTATTTCGCAAGGCAAAATTAAAGTTAATGTGCCGAAAGCCAGTACGACGGTGGCGTTTAAAGCGGATGATTTGGCGAAATTGTTGACCGTGACCGATAAGGGCGAAATTTATTTTAATGATCAGCCGGTGACTGTCGAAAAATTGGAACAAGAAGTGGCTCAATGGGATAAAGCGCAAAAAGTGACCTTAAAAGTGGATGCCAAATCGACATTCCAAGATTTTGTTACTTTAACGGATTTGATGGCAAAATATCAAATTACCAATGTCGCCATTGTGACCATGAAAGAGAAAGGAAAATAA
- the exbB gene encoding tonB-system energizer ExbB, translated as MSQLFTFLHNYIDYLILGLLGIMSFIMLWFALERFIFLNKIQVSHYTNIHELDIDLTRNLTAISTIGSNAPYVGLLGTVIGILLTFFELGNSGGDIDAAAIMLNLSLALKATAVGILVAIPSMVFYNGLTRKVEVNRLKWKALNGQKNIGA; from the coding sequence ATGTCTCAACTATTTACTTTTTTACACAATTATATTGATTACCTTATTCTCGGTTTGCTCGGCATTATGAGTTTTATTATGTTATGGTTTGCGCTGGAGCGTTTTATCTTTTTAAATAAAATCCAAGTTTCTCATTACACCAATATTCACGAGCTAGATATTGATTTGACCCGCAATTTAACTGCCATTTCAACGATCGGATCCAATGCGCCTTATGTGGGTTTGCTGGGGACAGTCATCGGGATTTTATTAACCTTTTTTGAGTTGGGGAACTCCGGTGGGGATATTGACGCCGCTGCAATTATGCTCAATTTATCGCTCGCGTTAAAAGCCACTGCGGTGGGGATTTTAGTGGCCATTCCGTCTATGGTGTTCTATAACGGATTGACCCGTAAAGTTGAAGTGAATCGTCTGAAATGGAAAGCCTTAAACGGTCAAAAAAACATAGGAGCTTAA
- the tdhA gene encoding TonB-dependent heme receptor A, whose amino-acid sequence MKKTAFVLLPIAAFVSASVQAEELALINVISENTGSKSKTNVVTKSDVNKSTETDLRGLLREEPSINFGGGIGTSQWLTIRGMGQDQVDLKIDNTYSDTAIFHHQGRFMMLDPSLIKQVNVQKGTGSASAGIGATSGQIVATTVDAKDLLKEGQNIGFKLNGAYASNKGWAKGGSVYGKYENIDALFSGNWIDNREYKDGNNQIVNKSGLGQRALLSKIGVDLNENHRIVFSHRQERYYGERNLREEFDFAQSDNDANNQPRYRVTTEDTSNLQYLGKNLGWISQVDFNVYYKEAERKETDTDSTTKITTSGANLNLDSAIGENHLIKYGVNWREQAAKPNSFAYDNIVKQRKEDVGVYAEGIWGFGSVTLTTGLRYDYFRFTAMDNKKADDGAFNPSVGLIWEASPDLSFNVSHNYATRSPRLYEPAIAGGAGRSGKNVISVADDIKAERSRNTEIGFNYQLSDQLSLSGSYFWQTIDDVVALRETGVRGVQELYNGGKLKNHGYEFSAAYRHGGLTLRAGVADSKPELDGSAVDTNTLAMLIGRTWTLSTSYQFEQPNIEIGWRGRFVESEKGIPTRGASTSTEEVNRPGYGVSDFFVNWKPFNRDDVNINFALDNAFNKYYKSHSQRTGINSLPETGRNFRMSVNYTF is encoded by the coding sequence ATGAAGAAAACTGCATTTGTCCTACTTCCCATTGCCGCATTTGTTTCAGCTTCCGTGCAAGCAGAAGAATTGGCACTTATCAACGTCATCTCAGAAAATACTGGCAGCAAAAGTAAAACGAATGTCGTAACAAAAAGTGATGTCAATAAAAGTACAGAAACTGATTTAAGAGGTTTATTACGTGAAGAACCGTCGATTAATTTTGGTGGCGGCATTGGAACTTCACAATGGTTGACCATTCGTGGCATGGGACAAGATCAAGTAGATCTGAAAATTGATAATACTTATTCTGATACCGCTATATTTCACCATCAAGGGCGTTTTATGATGTTGGATCCGAGCTTGATTAAACAGGTGAATGTACAAAAAGGTACTGGTTCTGCCAGTGCGGGTATTGGCGCAACCAGCGGACAAATTGTAGCGACCACCGTTGATGCCAAAGATTTACTCAAAGAGGGGCAAAATATTGGGTTTAAATTAAATGGGGCTTATGCATCAAACAAAGGCTGGGCAAAAGGCGGCTCGGTTTATGGTAAATATGAAAATATTGATGCCTTGTTTAGCGGTAATTGGATCGACAATCGTGAATATAAAGACGGAAATAACCAAATTGTCAACAAAAGCGGGTTAGGGCAACGCGCGCTATTGAGCAAAATTGGCGTAGATTTAAATGAAAATCATCGCATTGTTTTTAGCCATCGCCAAGAACGCTATTATGGCGAACGAAATTTACGTGAAGAATTTGATTTTGCACAGTCCGATAATGATGCCAACAATCAACCACGTTATCGGGTGACCACCGAAGATACTAGCAATTTACAATATTTGGGGAAAAATCTCGGCTGGATTTCGCAAGTAGATTTCAATGTGTACTACAAAGAAGCCGAACGCAAAGAAACTGATACGGATTCGACCACGAAAATTACCACCAGCGGTGCCAATTTGAATTTAGATAGTGCGATTGGCGAAAATCATTTAATCAAATACGGGGTAAACTGGCGTGAACAAGCGGCGAAACCGAATAGTTTTGCTTACGATAATATCGTCAAACAGCGTAAAGAAGATGTTGGCGTTTATGCCGAGGGCATTTGGGGCTTTGGATCGGTCACCTTAACCACTGGATTGCGTTATGATTATTTTCGTTTCACCGCCATGGACAATAAAAAAGCCGACGACGGTGCGTTTAACCCAAGTGTGGGGTTAATTTGGGAAGCATCACCCGATTTGAGTTTTAATGTTAGCCACAATTATGCCACGCGCAGCCCACGCTTGTATGAACCGGCGATTGCTGGTGGCGCCGGTAGAAGTGGCAAAAACGTGATTTCCGTTGCAGATGATATTAAAGCGGAACGTTCACGTAATACGGAAATTGGCTTTAATTATCAACTTTCCGATCAATTGTCATTAAGTGGTAGCTATTTTTGGCAAACGATTGATGACGTAGTAGCGTTACGCGAAACTGGTGTTCGCGGCGTACAAGAATTATATAACGGCGGAAAATTAAAAAATCACGGTTATGAATTCAGTGCCGCTTATCGCCATGGCGGTTTAACCCTACGTGCCGGTGTTGCCGACAGCAAACCGGAATTAGACGGTTCAGCGGTGGATACCAATACCTTGGCGATGTTAATTGGTAGAACTTGGACGCTAAGTACCAGTTACCAATTTGAGCAACCGAATATTGAAATCGGTTGGCGCGGACGTTTTGTGGAAAGTGAAAAGGGGATTCCAACGCGCGGCGCAAGTACCTCAACAGAAGAAGTTAATCGTCCGGGCTATGGTGTGAGCGACTTTTTTGTTAATTGGAAACCCTTTAATCGTGATGATGTAAATATTAATTTCGCTTTGGATAATGCGTTTAATAAATATTATAAAAGTCACAGTCAACGCACCGGCATTAACTCTCTGCCGGAAACCGGTCGTAATTTTAGAATGAGCGTGAATTATACGTTCTAA
- the greB gene encoding transcription elongation factor GreB — translation MSKSNYITRAGWQALDQELKFLWKDERPKVTQAVSDAAALGDRSENAEYIYGKRRLREIDRRVRFLSKRLEVLQIVDYDPRQEGKIFFGAWVELENEEGVCKQYRIVGCDEFDPAKNWISIDSPVARALIGKQIDDEVKVHTPSGLVTLFVNKIWYQK, via the coding sequence ATGTCTAAATCGAACTATATTACTCGTGCCGGCTGGCAAGCCTTGGATCAAGAATTGAAATTTTTGTGGAAAGATGAACGTCCGAAAGTAACGCAAGCGGTATCCGATGCGGCTGCATTGGGTGATCGTAGTGAAAATGCCGAATATATTTATGGTAAACGTCGCTTGCGCGAAATTGATCGCCGCGTACGTTTTCTAAGTAAACGTTTGGAAGTATTACAAATTGTTGATTATGATCCACGCCAAGAAGGAAAGATCTTTTTTGGCGCTTGGGTCGAATTGGAAAATGAAGAGGGCGTGTGCAAACAATATCGTATTGTGGGATGTGACGAATTTGATCCGGCGAAAAATTGGATTTCTATCGACAGTCCAGTGGCACGTGCGCTTATCGGTAAACAAATTGATGATGAAGTCAAAGTGCATACTCCATCAGGTCTGGTGACATTGTTTGTGAATAAAATTTGGTATCAAAAGTAA
- the tex gene encoding YhgF like protein, with translation MLNQQFSQIIAAELAVQPQQIAAAIQLLDDGNTIPFIARYRKEATGGLDDSQLRHFETRLIYLRELEDRRQTILKSIEDQGKLSDELRHQIQQTQSKTELEDLYLPYKLKRRTKGQIAIEAGLEPLADLLWNEPHHEPEKSAEVYIDAEKGFADSKAVLDGARYILMERFAEDALLLAKVRQYLQQSAVLISKVLPGKEQEGEKFQDYFDHQELLRNVPSHRALAMFRGRNEGFLQLSLNADPEQEEGARHSYCEEIIREHLAVRFNQQAADKWREQVIAWTWKIKVSLHLETELMTALREKAEEEAIDVFARNLTALLMAAPAGAKTTMGLDPGLRTGVKVAVVDNTGKLLATDTVYAHTGQQDRAGAAIYQLIKQHHVELIAIGNGTASRETERFAKEVIKQLSDPKPQTVVVSEAGASVYSASELAAQEFPDLDVSLRGAVSIARRLQDPLAELVKIEPKAIGVGQYQHDVNQSQLARKLDAVVEDCVNAVGVDLNTASVPLLARVAGMSKTLAQNIVAYRDENGRFDSREQLKKVARLGPKAFEQCAGFMRIAQGKNPLDASGVHPEAYPVVEKILQATEKSIQDLMGNASAIRQLDAKQFTDKQFGLPTVQDIFKELEKPGRDPRGEFKTATFMEGVEDIADLKSGMILEGTVTNVTNFGAFVDIGVHQDGLVHISSLSDKFVEDPHQVVKTGDIVKVKVLEVDVARKRIALTMRLEERPTENKEKNHRTLSAKSPSSRGRMDNAVMGNAFADALKNWKK, from the coding sequence ATGTTAAATCAACAATTTTCACAGATTATCGCCGCGGAATTAGCGGTACAACCGCAACAAATTGCCGCCGCCATTCAACTGTTGGATGATGGCAATACCATTCCATTTATCGCGCGTTATCGCAAAGAAGCAACCGGCGGTTTAGACGATAGTCAATTGCGTCATTTCGAGACCCGTTTAATTTATTTGCGCGAATTAGAAGATCGCCGCCAAACCATTTTGAAATCCATTGAAGATCAAGGCAAATTAAGCGATGAATTACGCCACCAAATCCAACAAACGCAAAGTAAAACCGAGTTAGAAGATCTTTATCTTCCCTACAAACTAAAACGTCGTACCAAAGGGCAAATTGCGATTGAGGCCGGTCTTGAGCCATTAGCGGATTTATTATGGAATGAACCACATCATGAGCCAGAAAAATCAGCCGAAGTTTATATTGATGCGGAAAAAGGCTTTGCCGACAGTAAAGCGGTATTGGATGGTGCACGTTATATTTTGATGGAACGGTTTGCCGAAGATGCATTGTTATTGGCAAAAGTACGCCAATATTTACAACAAAGTGCGGTACTAATTTCTAAAGTTTTACCGGGAAAAGAACAAGAAGGCGAAAAATTTCAGGATTATTTCGATCATCAAGAATTGTTACGAAATGTGCCTTCCCATCGTGCCTTGGCGATGTTTCGCGGGCGCAACGAGGGCTTTTTGCAACTGAGTTTAAATGCCGATCCGGAACAAGAAGAAGGTGCGCGCCATAGTTATTGCGAAGAAATTATTCGTGAACATTTAGCGGTGCGTTTTAATCAGCAGGCGGCGGACAAATGGCGCGAGCAAGTGATTGCTTGGACGTGGAAAATTAAAGTGTCGCTGCATCTGGAAACGGAATTAATGACCGCGCTACGGGAAAAAGCCGAAGAAGAAGCGATTGATGTTTTTGCGCGAAATTTGACCGCACTTTTAATGGCTGCACCGGCGGGTGCGAAAACCACAATGGGACTTGATCCGGGTTTGCGTACTGGCGTGAAAGTGGCTGTGGTGGATAATACTGGAAAATTGTTGGCAACCGATACGGTGTATGCTCATACGGGTCAACAAGATCGCGCTGGTGCCGCCATTTATCAATTAATTAAGCAACATCACGTGGAATTAATTGCCATTGGTAACGGAACTGCTTCGCGTGAAACCGAACGTTTTGCCAAAGAGGTGATTAAACAACTTTCGGATCCAAAACCGCAAACAGTCGTGGTCAGTGAAGCCGGTGCGTCCGTGTATTCCGCCTCGGAACTGGCAGCACAAGAATTCCCAGACTTGGATGTCTCCTTGCGCGGCGCAGTGTCAATTGCACGTCGCCTACAAGATCCGCTGGCGGAATTAGTAAAAATCGAGCCAAAAGCTATCGGAGTCGGTCAATATCAACATGATGTCAACCAAAGCCAATTGGCACGGAAATTAGATGCGGTCGTAGAAGACTGTGTGAACGCCGTTGGAGTGGATTTAAATACTGCGTCAGTTCCGCTGTTAGCACGTGTAGCGGGGATGAGCAAGACCTTGGCGCAAAATATTGTTGCCTATCGTGATGAAAACGGTCGTTTTGACAGCCGCGAACAACTAAAGAAAGTAGCGCGTCTAGGACCAAAAGCCTTTGAGCAATGCGCGGGATTTATGCGAATTGCCCAAGGAAAAAATCCACTAGATGCCTCAGGTGTACACCCAGAAGCCTATCCGGTGGTAGAAAAAATCTTGCAAGCCACTGAAAAATCTATTCAGGATTTAATGGGTAATGCGAGTGCTATTCGTCAATTAGATGCCAAACAATTTACCGATAAGCAATTCGGTTTACCAACAGTACAGGATATTTTTAAAGAGTTGGAAAAACCGGGCCGCGACCCGCGCGGTGAATTTAAAACCGCAACCTTTATGGAAGGCGTTGAGGATATTGCCGATTTAAAATCTGGGATGATTTTGGAAGGAACGGTCACAAATGTCACCAATTTTGGCGCCTTTGTGGACATCGGCGTTCATCAAGACGGTTTGGTGCATATTTCTTCGTTGTCGGATAAATTTGTAGAAGATCCGCATCAAGTGGTGAAAACCGGTGATATTGTGAAAGTAAAAGTATTGGAAGTGGATGTGGCACGAAAACGGATTGCGTTAACCATGCGTTTAGAAGAACGTCCAACGGAAAATAAAGAAAAAAATCACCGCACTTTATCAGCCAAATCGCCATCATCACGTGGACGAATGGACAATGCGGTTATGGGCAATGCATTTGCTGATGCCCTTAAGAATTGGAAAAAATAA
- the brnQ gene encoding putative branched-chain amino acid carrier protein SSP1343, with amino-acid sequence MNKNIFVVGFMLFAIFFGAGNLIFPPKLGFDSGADFWTAISGFILTGVGLPLVTTIVASYYEGGYKKALERISPIISLLLLSAIYLTIGPFFAIPRTAATAYDMAIIPFIGHPGSLSLFIFTFIYFAIVLWLSLNPSKMIDRVGSILTPVLLVAIIALILRAFGLYADVEYSETATLTTPFFSGFLDGYQTMDALAAFAFSVLVINGIKAKSHNSSLSLVKQTIYAALIAAICLAIIYVSIGWIGYKIPLSHAAADEIMAHGQNLGTYILNETTTQAFGELGRTLLGVIVTLACLTTAIGLVVSTSAYFNNIFPKISYRTYALVFTAISFGLANQGLNAVISKSIPVLLVLYPIAMTALIILLINLMIPLPILAQRLTIILVTIIAILSVADVSIVQQFPLKAYSMEWLPFAIGGLLIGSILSKFVGNNASQ; translated from the coding sequence ATGAATAAAAATATTTTTGTGGTTGGTTTTATGCTATTTGCCATCTTTTTTGGCGCGGGCAATTTGATTTTCCCACCTAAACTAGGGTTCGACAGCGGTGCCGATTTTTGGACCGCCATTAGCGGTTTTATTTTAACCGGCGTGGGATTACCCTTGGTAACGACAATTGTCGCCTCTTATTATGAAGGCGGCTACAAAAAAGCATTGGAGCGGATTAGTCCTATCATTTCGTTGCTACTATTAAGCGCTATCTATTTGACTATCGGACCATTTTTCGCTATTCCGCGTACTGCCGCCACCGCATATGATATGGCGATCATTCCCTTTATCGGGCATCCCGGATCACTATCCTTATTTATCTTTACTTTCATCTATTTTGCGATTGTATTGTGGTTAAGTTTAAATCCAAGCAAAATGATCGACCGTGTTGGCAGCATTTTGACACCGGTATTATTGGTGGCGATTATTGCCTTGATTTTGCGCGCTTTCGGATTGTATGCGGATGTAGAATACAGCGAAACTGCTACGTTAACTACGCCATTTTTTAGCGGCTTTTTAGATGGTTACCAAACCATGGATGCTCTCGCTGCGTTTGCCTTTTCGGTTTTAGTCATCAATGGAATTAAAGCCAAAAGCCATAACAGCTCCCTTTCATTGGTCAAACAAACAATTTATGCCGCGTTAATCGCCGCGATTTGTCTCGCAATTATTTACGTTTCCATCGGCTGGATTGGATATAAAATTCCGTTAAGCCATGCCGCTGCGGATGAAATTATGGCGCATGGGCAAAATTTAGGTACCTATATTTTAAATGAAACAACCACGCAGGCATTTGGCGAATTAGGACGTACCCTACTTGGCGTTATCGTTACCCTCGCCTGCTTAACTACCGCTATCGGTTTGGTGGTTTCCACTTCGGCGTATTTTAACAACATTTTCCCGAAAATTTCCTACCGCACTTATGCGCTGGTATTTACCGCCATCAGTTTCGGTTTAGCTAACCAAGGGTTGAATGCGGTTATCAGTAAATCCATTCCGGTATTGCTCGTTCTCTATCCTATCGCGATGACCGCACTTATTATCTTATTGATCAATTTGATGATTCCGTTGCCAATTTTGGCGCAACGCCTAACGATTATTTTGGTGACTATCATTGCGATTTTATCGGTGGCAGATGTGAGTATTGTGCAACAATTCCCATTGAAAGCTTATTCGATGGAATGGTTGCCTTTCGCTATTGGCGGCTTGCTGATTGGCTCAATTTTAAGTAAATTTGTCGGCAATAATGCATCGCAATAA
- the rlmB gene encoding 23S rRNA (guanosine-2'-O-)-methyltransferase gives MSENIYGIHAVNAFLSRAPERLIEVYVLKGREDKRLQPLLDELHQLGISVQFLNRDSLDKKANGEVHQGIIARVQPAKELNEQDLDQILRHHPVPLLLVLDGVTDPHNLGACLRTADAAGVCAVIVPKDKSAQLTSIARKVACGAAECVPLIRVTNLTRTLRELQQQHNIWVIGTAGEATETLYQSKLTGPLALVMGAEGDGMRRLTRETCDQLISIPMAGSVSSLNVSVATGVCLFEIVRQRLA, from the coding sequence ATGTCAGAAAATATTTATGGTATTCATGCAGTGAATGCCTTCCTTAGTCGTGCGCCGGAGCGTTTAATTGAGGTTTATGTGTTAAAAGGGCGTGAGGATAAACGCTTGCAGCCTTTACTCGATGAACTTCATCAATTGGGGATTTCGGTACAGTTTTTAAATCGCGATAGTTTAGATAAAAAAGCGAATGGTGAGGTTCATCAAGGTATTATTGCGCGTGTTCAACCGGCGAAAGAACTGAATGAACAAGATCTTGATCAGATTTTGCGACATCATCCGGTGCCATTGTTGTTGGTCTTAGATGGCGTTACCGATCCGCATAATTTGGGCGCGTGTTTGCGTACTGCCGACGCGGCGGGAGTGTGTGCGGTGATAGTGCCGAAAGATAAATCAGCACAATTAACCTCAATTGCACGTAAAGTGGCTTGTGGTGCGGCGGAATGCGTACCGCTTATTCGCGTGACCAATTTAACCCGAACTTTGCGAGAGTTGCAGCAACAACATAATATTTGGGTGATTGGCACTGCCGGCGAAGCAACGGAAACCCTGTATCAAAGTAAACTTACCGGCCCTTTAGCCTTGGTTATGGGGGCAGAGGGCGACGGAATGCGTCGTTTAACGCGAGAAACTTGCGATCAATTGATCAGTATTCCCATGGCGGGATCGGTGTCGTCGCTGAATGTTTCCGTTGCCACCGGCGTATGTTTATTTGAAATTGTGCGTCAACGCTTAGCATAA
- the rnr gene encoding ribonuclease R — MKTDKKTSAKMTALSDPNYQVELKKYDNPIPSRDFILQIIREHNAPMSKEEILTALAIESEEQQEGMRRRLRAMENDGQLVFTKRKCYALPEKLDLLKGTVIGHRDGYGFLQVDGVKDDWFIPNVQMQRVMHGDYVLAQPNGFDRKGRKEVRIVRVLESRKKQLVGRFFLEDSIGYVVPDDSRINRDILIPNEYRKGARMGQVVVVELKPRTANFTQPVGMIVEILGENMAKGMETEIAIRNHDIPHVFPKTVEKQVKKFTEEVPEEAKQGRVDLRQLPLVTIDGEDARDFDDAVFCRKNGSGWKLWVAIADVSYYVRLRTALDTEAYNRGNSVYFPNRVVPMLPEILSNGLCSLNPQVDRLCMVCEIDLSAKGKMTGYQFYEAVMNSHARLTYTKVARILEGDEELQQRYQELVPHLQELYQMYQALIKARHQRGAIDFETIESKFVFNEMGRIESIEPVIRNDAHKIIEECMILANIAAANFMQHHEEAALYRIHAGPSEEKLTAFRGFLNECGLTLGGGEKPTTADYAKLLEQVRERPDHELIQTMLLRSLSQAMYDPDNIGHFGLALDEYAHFTSPIRRYPDLTLHRGIKYLLAKKQGSKRRTTDTGGYHYVIDDMDILGEHCSMTERRADDATRDVADWLKCEYMQDHVGQEFDGVISSVTGFGLFVRLNDLFIDGLVHISTLDNDYYQFDLSKQRLIGENSGMVYRIGDKVRIRVEAVSLEQRQVDFSMISSERKPLREGKTAKQNAKKTLRYAESIKKQKAGANKAVKSAVKKNAKSKSKNKSKKTKK, encoded by the coding sequence ATGAAAACCGATAAAAAAACTTCCGCAAAAATGACCGCACTTTCTGATCCGAATTATCAAGTGGAACTAAAAAAATATGATAATCCGATCCCAAGCCGAGATTTCATTTTGCAAATTATCCGTGAACATAATGCACCGATGTCAAAAGAAGAAATTTTGACCGCACTTGCGATCGAAAGCGAGGAGCAGCAGGAGGGGATGCGCCGACGTTTGCGTGCCATGGAAAATGACGGTCAATTGGTTTTTACTAAACGCAAGTGTTATGCTTTGCCGGAAAAATTGGATTTATTGAAGGGAACGGTAATTGGGCATCGCGATGGTTACGGTTTTCTGCAAGTGGATGGCGTTAAAGACGATTGGTTTATTCCAAATGTTCAAATGCAACGTGTGATGCATGGGGATTATGTGCTGGCGCAACCAAACGGATTTGATCGCAAGGGACGCAAAGAAGTGCGTATTGTGCGGGTGCTGGAAAGCCGCAAAAAACAATTGGTTGGTCGTTTCTTCCTTGAGGACAGTATCGGTTATGTGGTGCCGGATGACAGCCGCATTAACCGCGATATTTTAATTCCTAACGAATATCGAAAAGGCGCTCGTATGGGGCAAGTGGTTGTGGTGGAGTTGAAGCCGAGAACTGCGAATTTTACCCAGCCGGTGGGCATGATTGTGGAAATTTTGGGCGAAAATATGGCAAAAGGCATGGAAACCGAGATTGCCATTCGTAATCATGATATTCCTCATGTGTTCCCGAAAACGGTAGAAAAACAAGTGAAAAAATTCACAGAAGAAGTGCCGGAAGAAGCTAAACAAGGGCGGGTGGATTTACGTCAATTGCCATTAGTCACTATTGATGGTGAAGATGCGCGTGACTTTGACGATGCGGTTTTTTGTCGTAAAAATGGAAGCGGTTGGAAATTGTGGGTGGCAATTGCGGATGTGAGCTATTATGTACGTTTGCGTACTGCGTTGGATACCGAAGCCTATAATCGTGGTAATTCAGTGTATTTCCCTAACCGCGTGGTGCCGATGTTGCCGGAGATTTTATCCAACGGGTTATGTTCACTCAACCCGCAAGTTGATCGCCTGTGTATGGTGTGTGAAATTGACTTATCGGCGAAAGGCAAGATGACCGGCTATCAATTTTACGAAGCTGTTATGAATTCCCATGCGCGTTTAACTTATACCAAAGTGGCGCGTATTTTAGAGGGAGATGAAGAATTACAACAACGTTACCAAGAATTAGTCCCGCACTTGCAAGAACTGTACCAAATGTATCAAGCGTTGATTAAAGCACGTCATCAACGAGGTGCCATTGATTTTGAAACCATAGAAAGTAAATTTGTGTTTAATGAAATGGGACGAATTGAAAGTATTGAACCAGTTATTCGTAATGATGCACATAAAATTATCGAAGAATGCATGATCTTAGCCAATATTGCGGCAGCCAATTTTATGCAACACCATGAAGAAGCAGCGTTATATCGTATTCATGCAGGGCCAAGCGAAGAAAAGCTCACTGCATTTAGAGGATTTTTAAATGAATGTGGTTTAACCCTTGGTGGTGGTGAAAAACCGACGACGGCTGATTATGCGAAATTATTGGAACAAGTGCGCGAACGTCCGGATCACGAATTGATCCAAACCATGTTGTTGCGTTCTCTTAGCCAGGCAATGTACGATCCAGATAATATTGGACACTTCGGTTTAGCCTTGGACGAATATGCGCATTTCACCTCGCCAATTCGTCGTTATCCGGATTTAACGCTGCACCGTGGCATCAAATATTTATTGGCAAAAAAACAAGGCTCCAAACGCCGCACTACGGATACCGGCGGTTATCATTATGTCATTGATGATATGGATATTTTGGGGGAACATTGTTCCATGACCGAACGCCGAGCGGATGATGCGACGCGTGATGTGGCGGATTGGCTAAAATGCGAATATATGCAAGATCATGTGGGGCAAGAATTTGATGGTGTGATTTCATCCGTAACAGGATTTGGGTTGTTTGTCCGCTTGAATGATTTATTTATCGACGGTTTGGTTCATATTTCCACACTAGATAATGATTATTACCAATTTGATTTGTCAAAACAACGCTTAATTGGTGAGAATAGTGGTATGGTTTATCGTATTGGCGACAAAGTGCGTATTCGGGTTGAGGCGGTGAGTCTTGAACAACGCCAAGTGGATTTTTCCATGATTTCCAGCGAGCGTAAACCACTACGAGAAGGCAAAACGGCTAAACAAAATGCGAAAAAAACGTTGCGCTATGCGGAAAGTATTAAAAAGCAAAAGGCGGGCGCAAATAAAGCGGTGAAAAGTGCGGTCAAAAAAAACGCAAAATCAAAAAGTAAAAATAAAAGTAAAAAAACGAAAAAATAA